A window of Sedimentibacter sp. MB31-C6 genomic DNA:
CCATTGTTATACGCCTCCTTTTCTCGTGAATTTATATTCACGTCTTATATATATTATATGATTCCATTAATTTCCTGTCAATAAGAATTTCATATTATTAAATTTAATACCTTTTATTTCTATCGTAATATAAGATAACCTTAATATTTTTTATTATTAGCCGATATAGTTTTTAAGGAGGAGTAAATTATGATAAATAAAATAAATTCAGTTAAATCATCATTAGCTGAAAAAGCAAATAACAAAAATGCTGTAGATAACGCTGAAAATGACATAAAACGCTCTGACTCATCAATAAAAGGATATAAAAAATATGAAAAGTATGACAGTATAAAAATAAATAAGCTTATCTCAGACAATGAAAAAAGAATAAATGAATTTAAAGAAACAATACGCAGAATGATTGTAAAACAAGGTGAAAAATCCAACTTAACCTTGTTTGGAAAAAACCTAAATGTTTCTATTGAAGATTCACAAAAAGCAGCAAAATCCATAGCAGATGGCGGAGAGTATTCTATTGATGCAGTGGCTACAAGAATAATTGATATGGCAAAAGCTTTATCTGGAGGAGATAAATCTAAAATCGGATTATTGAAATATGCTGTTAAAAAGGGTTTTAAAGAAGCAGGATTAGAATTTAATAATGGAGCAGGACTTCCTGATATATGTAACAAAACCTACGACGAAATCATGAAACGATTTGATGAATGGGAAAAAGAATAATTATTAAAAAGGATGCCTCGAAACTATAGACTAAGGGCATCCTTTTTTAATTTTAAAATTTTATCTTCTTCTATTTCTAATTAAAATCAATCTCATAAGTTGTGCTAATCCACTCGCCATAGCTGCCACGTAAGTTAAAGCTGCTGCTCTAAGTACATTCTGTACTCCCCTTTTTTCTTCATCAACAATAAATCCATTATCATCAAGCATCTCTAATGCTCTTCTACTTGCATTAAACTCTACTGGAAGAGTAATAAGTTGAAAGACGACGGCTGTTCCAAATAGAAAGATTCCTATATCCATTAAACCTCCAAGGTTAGGGATTAATAACCCAATCATAATAAAACCCCAAGCAGCTGAAGAACCAAATCTTGCAACAGGAAAAACCATATTCCTTAAGGATAATGGTATATAGCCATTTGAATGCTGTATAGCATGCCCTACCTCATGGGCTGCCACACTAGTAGAGGTAATAGAACTTCCTTGATATACTTCACCTGATAACCTTAGAACACGTTTTGTAGGGTCATAATGATCACCTAATTGTCCCTTTGCAAATTCAATAGGTATATCCCGTAAACCATTTCTATCTAAAAGCATTCTGGCAACTTGCGCTCCTGTGTAACTCCTTCGTGTTGGTACATTTAAATACTTCCCAAAGCTAGATTTTACTTTACTTTGAGCATACAAGGTAAATATTATTGCTGGTATCAAAATAATCATTGTTGGATCAAATGGGAAAAAACCATATTGATTAAACATTTTATATCACTCCTTTTTCTATATAACAAAAACCTTAAAAGTAAGTTTGTTTACACCACCATAACAAAAATTCCCTAAACTACCCTTAAGAATAAAATTAGTTCTAGTATTCATATGCATAATATATCATAACCTCTAATTGCTCAACTGAATAAATGCTAACTTTAATTAATTGTATGCATATAATTCTCTGCTTCATACCAAGGTACAGTAAAAGAAGTTCCCTTTGTACAAAATACAGATGTTGAAGTATTCTCCACATCTCTTTCTTTATCATATCCTATTCTTGGAATTACATCATTTGCGTTTTCACATACATCGTATCCATCATACATTAAACTTATGCTCCCGGTTCCTTTTGTAAATGAAATTAACTCAACACTATAATCCATAAAAGATTCTAC
This region includes:
- a CDS encoding zinc metallopeptidase, translated to MFNQYGFFPFDPTMIILIPAIIFTLYAQSKVKSSFGKYLNVPTRRSYTGAQVARMLLDRNGLRDIPIEFAKGQLGDHYDPTKRVLRLSGEVYQGSSITSTSVAAHEVGHAIQHSNGYIPLSLRNMVFPVARFGSSAAWGFIMIGLLIPNLGGLMDIGIFLFGTAVVFQLITLPVEFNASRRALEMLDDNGFIVDEEKRGVQNVLRAAALTYVAAMASGLAQLMRLILIRNRRR